Proteins encoded together in one Mycobacterium sp. MS1601 window:
- a CDS encoding long-chain-fatty-acid--CoA ligase, which yields MSRFTDDLHRSAASSPRGLLSVVGDTPRHQTWGQVADRARRMAGALSACRVKPGDSVLILAGHAWDVAPLAQATWMCGAAVTVLQQPTGRTDLGQWLQDTLRAARMLNASRIFVGEPCADFGPPLEAEGLEVVPLSMLEHGKPISPTPTADSDIALRQLTSGSTGAPKAVEISFQNLTATSAAMQTVLECDPAEDVLVSWLPLFHDMGMILFVVWPMHMGLEVISTTPDHFIRNPRVWPDLIGRYRGTITAGPDFSYAVLNRILDRAAPGTFDMSSLRVAVNGGESVNFAETHRLAALGASFHLGPHVPAPSYGMAEATLAVTTTPWREKPHGDRIELESLISEKRAVSTDIDEGSITVTSVGTALPGVEIRIRGQSGELETRQVGAIEIRGEFIAQRYVTEAGEVSLASPDGWFDTGDVGYFDQEMRLYICGRSKDIIIIGGNNIHPTEIERVAATVPGVRKGNVAAVAIAASESAREGFAVLAESTLHHDGDHCRRMMSEVIQAVTRTVGYSPRTVRILPPGTLPKTTSGKLRRTQAARLVDLSG from the coding sequence GTGAGCCGATTCACCGACGACCTTCATCGGTCTGCCGCGTCCTCACCGCGAGGTCTGTTGTCTGTCGTCGGCGACACGCCGCGGCACCAAACCTGGGGCCAGGTTGCAGACCGGGCTCGACGTATGGCGGGTGCACTGTCGGCGTGTCGGGTGAAGCCGGGAGATTCGGTGTTGATCCTGGCGGGGCACGCCTGGGATGTTGCCCCGTTGGCTCAAGCCACGTGGATGTGTGGTGCCGCCGTCACAGTTCTCCAACAACCCACGGGCCGAACTGATCTCGGCCAATGGTTGCAAGACACCCTGCGTGCAGCACGCATGCTGAACGCGTCCCGCATCTTTGTGGGGGAGCCATGCGCTGATTTTGGCCCGCCACTTGAAGCCGAGGGCCTCGAAGTGGTTCCGCTCTCGATGCTCGAGCACGGAAAGCCGATCTCGCCGACCCCGACCGCGGACTCAGACATTGCATTGAGGCAACTCACGTCAGGGTCAACCGGTGCACCGAAAGCGGTTGAGATCAGCTTCCAGAACCTGACCGCCACCAGTGCGGCCATGCAGACTGTGCTGGAGTGCGATCCCGCCGAAGACGTATTGGTGAGTTGGCTTCCGCTGTTTCACGACATGGGCATGATTCTGTTCGTGGTGTGGCCAATGCACATGGGCCTTGAAGTCATCTCGACCACTCCAGATCACTTCATCCGGAACCCGCGCGTGTGGCCCGACCTGATCGGGCGGTACCGAGGCACGATCACGGCTGGGCCGGACTTTTCGTACGCGGTACTGAACCGCATTCTCGACCGTGCAGCCCCAGGAACATTCGACATGAGCAGCCTTCGGGTTGCGGTCAATGGTGGCGAGTCGGTCAACTTCGCCGAGACGCACCGACTGGCGGCGCTCGGTGCGTCGTTCCACCTTGGGCCCCACGTGCCGGCGCCATCGTATGGGATGGCGGAGGCCACGCTCGCCGTGACCACGACGCCGTGGCGAGAGAAGCCCCATGGCGACCGAATCGAACTGGAATCCTTGATCTCTGAGAAGCGAGCGGTGTCCACCGACATTGACGAGGGATCGATCACCGTCACCTCTGTGGGTACGGCATTGCCCGGCGTCGAGATTCGGATCAGAGGACAGTCCGGTGAGCTCGAGACCCGCCAGGTCGGTGCCATCGAGATCCGAGGGGAGTTCATTGCGCAGCGGTATGTCACCGAGGCTGGGGAAGTTTCCCTGGCCAGTCCAGACGGTTGGTTCGACACCGGCGATGTCGGATACTTCGATCAGGAGATGCGGCTGTACATATGTGGTCGAAGTAAGGACATCATCATCATCGGCGGCAACAACATTCACCCGACGGAGATCGAGCGTGTCGCGGCCACCGTGCCGGGAGTTCGCAAGGGCAACGTTGCTGCAGTGGCAATTGCAGCGTCGGAGTCCGCACGCGAGGGGTTCGCAGTGCTGGCCGAGTCGACGTTGCACCACGACGGCGACCATTGCCGGCGGATGATGTCCGAGGTGATCCAGGCCGTTACCCGGACAGTGGGATACAGTCCCCGGACAGTCCGGATCCTTCCACCGGGCACTCTGCCCAAGACGACATCGGGCAAACTGCGCCGGACGCAGGCCGCAAGACTTGTTGACCTCAGCGGGTGA
- a CDS encoding phosphopantetheine-binding protein, with the protein MTDQERGQGYAAIRSAILRCTPQPPEHLDEGTALTDLGLDSLGVLELMLTCEAELGVELLSEEAPEMRTVGDAGDFIDRRLDALRAS; encoded by the coding sequence ATGACCGACCAAGAACGAGGGCAGGGATATGCGGCTATCCGCTCCGCGATCCTGCGATGCACTCCTCAACCTCCAGAACATCTCGATGAAGGGACGGCTCTTACCGATCTCGGACTGGATTCCCTCGGAGTGCTGGAGTTGATGCTCACATGTGAGGCCGAACTGGGTGTGGAACTCTTGTCCGAGGAGGCGCCGGAGATGCGTACAGTCGGGGACGCGGGCGACTTCATCGATCGTCGCCTGGACGCACTGCGAGCGTCCTGA
- a CDS encoding serine/threonine-protein kinase → MSWTSSLSACCGSGYREEGRTPLDLGRYRLVEVLGTGATGEVWRARDSAAGRMVALKLLRQECSADDEFVRRFRHEVRTAAAVDSPHLVPIHDFGVCEGRLFIDMRLIDGRDLRAILQQGPLAPEQAVAVVDQVASALNAAHRHELVHRDVKPANILVAEHGFVYLTDFGLARAGDGTAVTSTGLMLGTWAYRSPEQFGPGEADSRVDVYALSCVLYECLTGLQPFTGETMAAQFVAHRSAPPPRPSQLNRSVPQRFDPVIARGMAKDPAARFSTVMDLAAAARFALGEATPTRDGRRFGVRTLMAAGVISVAVIAASTVVAPQDNRDEPTDDVAALFGVDVEPATSIVAAPAPHISYGPQIVLPFAGLASPRGTMVTPAGDVYIADMLNARILFLPAGASEQVVLPFAGLDQPVDVAVNDGGDVYVVDFGAGQLLELAAGSTSPTVLPLVNVIHPGTVAVDSTGEVYTDGFDVADAVRVAAGERPQIRVPFNNILVNGLGFDIDGAMYAVDITAKQVVRLSPDWSTQTTVLREDAVDPDAIALDASDNLYVGDFTNAQVLRVHLTTGTYSVLPFKGLRKPIGVGVDSAGNVYVADAETNQVLKLPVR, encoded by the coding sequence ATGTCGTGGACATCGAGTCTTTCCGCGTGTTGCGGCTCCGGGTACCGTGAGGAGGGACGCACACCATTGGATCTCGGTCGTTACCGGTTGGTTGAAGTGCTCGGCACAGGCGCAACGGGTGAGGTGTGGCGTGCGCGTGACTCGGCAGCCGGGCGCATGGTGGCACTGAAACTGTTGCGGCAGGAGTGCAGCGCCGACGACGAGTTCGTCCGGCGTTTTCGCCATGAGGTCCGCACCGCCGCGGCTGTCGACAGCCCACACCTGGTACCGATACACGACTTTGGAGTGTGCGAGGGCCGATTGTTCATCGACATGCGACTGATCGACGGGCGTGATCTGAGAGCGATTCTGCAGCAGGGGCCGTTGGCCCCGGAACAGGCAGTTGCCGTTGTCGACCAGGTAGCTTCGGCGTTGAATGCCGCACATCGGCACGAATTGGTCCATCGTGACGTCAAACCAGCCAACATCCTTGTTGCGGAGCATGGTTTTGTCTACCTCACCGATTTCGGGCTCGCCCGAGCCGGTGATGGAACCGCGGTGACGTCGACCGGCCTGATGCTGGGGACGTGGGCCTACCGGTCGCCAGAGCAGTTCGGACCTGGGGAGGCCGACTCACGGGTCGACGTCTATGCACTTTCCTGCGTGCTCTACGAATGCCTGACCGGTTTGCAGCCGTTTACCGGCGAGACGATGGCGGCGCAGTTTGTTGCGCACCGGTCAGCACCGCCGCCGCGCCCCTCGCAGCTCAATCGTTCGGTGCCGCAACGCTTCGATCCCGTGATCGCACGCGGCATGGCCAAGGACCCTGCCGCTCGGTTCTCGACCGTTATGGATCTGGCGGCAGCCGCTCGCTTCGCCTTGGGCGAGGCAACACCGACTCGGGACGGGCGCCGTTTCGGGGTCAGAACACTCATGGCTGCGGGTGTCATATCCGTCGCGGTGATTGCCGCAAGCACGGTGGTGGCGCCCCAAGACAACAGAGATGAGCCTACCGATGACGTGGCCGCGCTTTTCGGAGTGGATGTCGAACCCGCCACGTCGATCGTTGCCGCACCGGCACCGCACATCAGCTACGGCCCGCAGATCGTCTTGCCATTCGCGGGCCTGGCCAGTCCGCGAGGCACCATGGTGACGCCGGCTGGGGACGTCTACATAGCCGACATGCTCAACGCGCGGATTCTGTTTCTTCCGGCAGGTGCATCAGAACAGGTGGTGCTCCCGTTCGCAGGACTCGACCAGCCAGTCGATGTTGCTGTCAACGACGGGGGTGACGTCTACGTCGTGGACTTCGGTGCCGGGCAGCTGCTCGAACTTGCGGCCGGGTCCACCTCCCCGACGGTGTTGCCGCTGGTTAACGTCATCCATCCCGGTACCGTGGCTGTCGACAGCACCGGTGAGGTGTATACGGACGGATTCGACGTGGCCGATGCAGTCAGAGTGGCTGCTGGTGAACGTCCGCAAATTCGTGTGCCGTTCAACAACATTCTGGTCAACGGGCTTGGGTTCGACATCGATGGCGCCATGTACGCAGTGGACATTACGGCGAAACAGGTGGTCCGGCTCTCCCCGGACTGGTCCACCCAAACGACGGTGCTACGCGAAGACGCCGTCGACCCAGATGCGATTGCATTGGACGCTTCGGACAATCTCTACGTCGGCGATTTCACCAACGCGCAGGTGCTGCGGGTGCACTTGACGACGGGAACCTATTCGGTGTTGCCATTCAAGGGGCTGCGTAAGCCGATTGGCGTGGGCGTGGACTCTGCGGGCAACGTCTATGTCGCCGATGCGGAGACCAATCAGGTGCTCAAGCTGCCAGTCCGCTAA
- a CDS encoding serine/threonine-protein kinase PknD, which yields MTRIGRYQLLGLLGRGGMGEVWRAHDSSTDRVVALKLLLPQLTHDGEFQRRFRHEAQAAAALTEPHIVPIHSFGEIEGRLYVDMRLVEGRDLKSILDLGPLEPTLAVSVIEQVASALRAAHQVGLVHRDVKPSNILVAEDNFAYLIDFGIARSVDGTRVTSAGAVMGTWTYMAPERFEDADSDPRSDGYALACVLYECLTGVKPFPGSSLESQYSGHRSATPPCPSHFGLSTSFDGVIARGMAKEPGQRYQTVAELAGAARAACTGDVTGGRTSVADRGPDWSQPTRMAPRQARNRRPKMLGVVVTVTATVLVGSLIVMNVDTSEGSTPPASTATAPPAAEPEPAQTVLPFTGLVRPMSVAVDLAGNAYTVSRDPNRVLKLTVGATAPTELAVTDLVNGGGVAVDSVGDVYVSDITGNRVVKLSAKSNLQTVLPFTDLSAPTGVSVDAAGNVYVADWLNDRVLMLPVGSNVQTVLPLQGVERPSCVASDSAGNIYVTTTLNEAKVYVLRVGTSSPTVLPFVHLEKPRCVAVDFAGNVYVTERDAGKVLKLDAGTDTVTELPFSGLRHAWGVAVDGAGAVYVVDIESFRVLRLRVP from the coding sequence GTGACGAGAATCGGGCGTTATCAGCTGCTCGGGTTGCTGGGCCGCGGTGGCATGGGGGAGGTGTGGCGGGCTCACGACTCGTCCACCGACCGGGTGGTGGCGCTGAAGCTGCTACTGCCCCAGTTGACCCACGACGGCGAATTTCAGCGACGGTTCCGGCACGAGGCGCAGGCCGCCGCGGCGCTGACCGAACCCCACATCGTGCCGATCCACAGCTTCGGCGAGATCGAAGGGCGACTCTACGTGGATATGCGCCTTGTCGAGGGGCGCGATCTGAAATCCATTCTCGATCTGGGGCCGCTGGAGCCGACGCTGGCCGTTTCGGTGATCGAGCAGGTCGCTTCGGCATTGCGGGCGGCGCACCAGGTGGGCCTCGTCCATCGGGACGTCAAACCGTCCAACATCCTGGTGGCCGAGGACAACTTCGCCTACCTGATCGACTTCGGCATCGCACGATCGGTGGACGGGACCCGGGTGACCAGCGCCGGTGCGGTGATGGGGACGTGGACTTACATGGCGCCGGAACGCTTCGAGGACGCCGACTCCGATCCGCGCTCCGACGGGTACGCTCTCGCGTGTGTTTTGTACGAATGCCTCACGGGTGTAAAGCCTTTCCCGGGTAGTAGCCTGGAAAGCCAGTACTCCGGACATCGCTCCGCCACCCCGCCGTGCCCGTCGCATTTCGGGCTGTCAACCTCGTTCGACGGCGTCATCGCCAGGGGAATGGCGAAGGAGCCCGGTCAGCGCTATCAGACCGTCGCCGAGCTCGCCGGCGCTGCCCGCGCGGCGTGCACCGGTGATGTCACGGGTGGGCGAACCTCGGTAGCGGATCGTGGGCCGGACTGGAGTCAGCCCACTCGGATGGCTCCGAGACAGGCGCGGAACCGGCGACCCAAAATGCTTGGTGTCGTGGTGACGGTGACGGCGACGGTGTTGGTGGGGTCCCTGATCGTGATGAACGTCGACACATCGGAGGGCTCGACACCCCCGGCGTCCACTGCGACTGCACCGCCTGCCGCGGAGCCTGAACCCGCTCAGACAGTGCTGCCCTTCACCGGATTGGTGCGGCCGATGTCTGTCGCTGTGGACCTCGCCGGGAACGCCTACACCGTGTCTCGCGACCCGAATCGAGTGCTGAAACTCACCGTCGGTGCCACCGCGCCAACGGAATTGGCAGTGACCGACCTGGTTAATGGCGGCGGAGTCGCGGTTGACAGTGTGGGTGACGTCTACGTGTCCGACATAACCGGTAACCGCGTGGTGAAACTGTCGGCGAAGTCCAATCTGCAGACCGTGCTGCCCTTCACCGATCTCAGCGCACCTACGGGTGTCTCGGTGGACGCGGCCGGAAACGTCTATGTAGCAGACTGGTTGAATGATCGGGTTCTGATGCTGCCGGTGGGGTCCAACGTACAGACGGTACTTCCCCTCCAGGGTGTGGAGCGGCCGTCATGTGTCGCGTCTGACTCCGCGGGAAACATCTATGTCACCACGACGCTGAACGAGGCCAAGGTCTACGTGCTCCGTGTTGGCACCAGCTCGCCCACCGTGCTGCCATTCGTCCATTTGGAGAAACCGCGCTGTGTTGCAGTCGACTTCGCCGGCAACGTCTATGTCACCGAACGGGACGCAGGCAAGGTGCTGAAGCTGGATGCCGGGACCGATACCGTCACCGAGCTTCCGTTCAGTGGCCTGCGTCATGCCTGGGGCGTAGCTGTGGACGGCGCCGGCGCTGTCTATGTCGTGGACATCGAGTCTTTCCGCGTGTTGCGGCTCCGGGTACCGTGA
- a CDS encoding MMPL/RND family transporter: MHPFLVLAVWIALALLGNLLVPHIGWVVRQQAIPILPSDSPSAVALQNMGRDFADSASNNLTYVVLERDTELGEYDRDFYDRFLDRLDVDTTHVDSVVDLWSDPISRSASQSEDGCAMYVLLRLRGQLGTTEAAESVAAVRDSVADVGPPAGLGVFVSGPGPTVADELTSVGNEAIVNTAATALVIALLLVVMYRSVVTSLIPLIPVAVALAVARPAVAFLGDRQIIELSLFSENLLASITLGAVANYGIFLIGRYQEFRRAGVAADEALDKAYRSVAPVVAASALTVALALASLDFAQVGLLRSAGLPCAISLLIGLMSALTVAPALLALAARRGLAEPRATAERRRWRRLGVGVARWPGPVMIAAAGALLILALPALATRISFNEARAQPPTTESNLGYAAMDRHFPANRILPEIVSIKADMDLRTPSGMIAIETVTRKILEIADVRLVQSASRPAGSILPESQITTQVGQIADQLSASADDLSNRLADSDDALADLAEIDAALGRLEDGLTQGETRMADVSDVAADISQWLDGPEAYTTAMTGYLQPLRQYTRSTSDCAQTALCAVVEKLLMPVDIAAATTTKLNDRVDRLEAGLRDAGNSISAATVVVADVRQALRKTEASISEASAALRSLKPQLDEFIDYARGLSDSFKGSAEGGFYLPEHALTDPRFDRVRELLFAADGRATRILVVSDGEVFGADGAQLSQELESVAVQATKDGVLRDATVQVAGVGSVVRDLEGSVWHDFTNLAVVALVLVLLVVTVLLRSPVAGLAVVVTVAVSYLSAIAVSALFWRTVFGYDLHWSVPPISFIALVAVGADYNLLFSSRLKEESVVGIRTGLIRTFHGTGSVVTAAGLIFALTMFALIRSEIISVAQMGTTIGFGLLIDTFIVRTFVVPSIAGLTGRWFWWPFRLRDARTGISVRPSSL; this comes from the coding sequence TTGCATCCGTTCCTGGTACTCGCTGTTTGGATTGCCCTGGCCCTGTTGGGCAATCTGCTGGTGCCGCACATCGGTTGGGTCGTTCGCCAGCAGGCCATCCCCATCCTGCCATCGGACTCACCCTCGGCGGTCGCGCTACAGAACATGGGCAGAGATTTCGCCGACTCCGCCTCGAACAACCTCACGTACGTGGTCCTCGAGCGGGACACCGAACTTGGTGAATACGACCGCGACTTCTACGACCGATTCTTGGACCGGCTGGACGTCGACACCACTCACGTAGACTCGGTTGTCGATCTGTGGAGCGATCCCATCTCGCGCTCGGCCAGCCAGAGCGAAGATGGTTGTGCGATGTACGTATTGCTCCGGCTGCGCGGACAGCTTGGTACAACTGAAGCAGCGGAATCGGTGGCTGCGGTGCGCGATTCGGTCGCCGATGTCGGTCCGCCTGCCGGTCTGGGCGTCTTCGTCAGCGGACCGGGGCCGACGGTCGCTGACGAGCTCACTTCCGTAGGCAACGAGGCGATTGTCAACACAGCGGCGACCGCTCTTGTCATTGCGTTGTTGCTCGTCGTGATGTACCGCTCGGTGGTGACCTCGCTGATCCCACTCATTCCCGTCGCGGTTGCACTCGCGGTGGCCCGTCCGGCGGTGGCTTTCTTGGGTGACCGCCAGATTATCGAGCTGTCGTTGTTCTCCGAGAATCTGCTTGCCTCGATCACACTCGGGGCGGTGGCGAACTATGGGATCTTTCTCATCGGGCGCTACCAGGAGTTCAGAAGGGCAGGGGTGGCTGCCGACGAAGCGTTGGACAAGGCGTACCGCAGTGTCGCTCCAGTGGTGGCTGCGTCGGCGTTGACGGTGGCACTGGCGCTGGCCTCCCTCGACTTCGCCCAGGTGGGGCTACTTCGAAGTGCCGGATTGCCGTGCGCCATAAGCCTTCTCATAGGTCTGATGTCGGCACTCACGGTGGCGCCTGCTCTGCTTGCACTCGCTGCGCGCCGCGGGTTGGCAGAACCCCGTGCCACTGCCGAACGTCGACGCTGGCGACGGCTCGGTGTCGGGGTGGCACGGTGGCCTGGGCCCGTCATGATTGCCGCAGCCGGAGCGTTGCTGATCCTGGCACTGCCTGCATTGGCCACCCGCATCAGCTTCAACGAAGCCCGAGCGCAACCACCAACGACTGAATCCAACCTGGGTTATGCCGCAATGGACCGGCACTTCCCAGCCAACCGGATCCTGCCCGAGATCGTCTCGATCAAGGCCGACATGGATCTGCGCACCCCGTCAGGCATGATTGCGATCGAGACCGTGACTCGAAAGATCTTGGAGATCGCCGACGTTCGACTTGTGCAGTCTGCGAGTCGTCCTGCGGGTTCGATCCTGCCGGAAAGCCAGATCACGACACAGGTCGGTCAGATCGCGGACCAGTTGAGCGCCAGTGCCGACGACCTATCGAATCGCCTGGCAGACAGCGATGACGCTCTGGCGGATCTGGCCGAGATCGATGCGGCGCTGGGTCGGCTGGAGGACGGCTTGACACAGGGCGAGACACGAATGGCCGACGTCTCTGACGTCGCCGCTGACATCTCCCAGTGGCTTGACGGGCCCGAGGCGTACACGACGGCGATGACCGGCTATCTGCAGCCTTTGCGTCAGTACACACGTTCGACGTCTGACTGCGCGCAGACAGCGCTGTGCGCCGTAGTCGAGAAGCTCCTGATGCCTGTCGATATCGCGGCGGCCACCACGACTAAGCTCAACGACCGAGTCGACCGGCTCGAGGCAGGCTTGCGCGACGCAGGCAACTCGATCTCTGCTGCCACGGTTGTGGTCGCCGATGTGCGGCAAGCTCTTCGAAAAACTGAGGCCTCGATCTCGGAGGCATCTGCAGCGTTACGCTCACTCAAACCACAACTGGATGAGTTCATCGACTATGCCCGAGGTCTTTCGGACAGTTTCAAGGGCTCTGCCGAAGGCGGGTTCTACCTTCCGGAGCACGCGTTGACGGACCCGAGATTCGATCGAGTGCGTGAGTTGCTGTTCGCCGCCGACGGTCGAGCGACTCGAATTCTGGTGGTCAGCGACGGGGAGGTCTTCGGGGCGGACGGCGCCCAGCTGTCGCAGGAGTTGGAATCCGTTGCTGTGCAGGCGACCAAGGATGGGGTGTTGCGCGACGCCACAGTCCAGGTGGCCGGAGTGGGCTCGGTGGTACGTGACCTCGAAGGCTCGGTTTGGCATGACTTCACAAATCTTGCTGTGGTCGCGCTGGTATTGGTTCTGCTCGTCGTCACGGTGCTGTTGAGGTCGCCTGTAGCGGGGCTGGCGGTGGTGGTGACAGTAGCTGTGTCTTATCTGTCGGCCATCGCGGTGAGCGCTCTCTTCTGGCGTACGGTCTTCGGCTACGACCTGCACTGGTCGGTGCCACCGATCAGTTTCATCGCGTTGGTCGCAGTGGGCGCCGACTACAACTTGCTGTTCAGCTCTCGGTTGAAGGAGGAGAGCGTTGTCGGTATCCGCACCGGGTTGATCCGCACATTCCACGGTACGGGAAGCGTTGTGACGGCGGCAGGACTGATCTTTGCGCTCACGATGTTCGCCTTGATACGCAGCGAAATCATCAGTGTCGCCCAGATGGGAACCACCATCGGCTTCGGACTCTTGATCGACACCTTCATTGTGCGCACTTTCGTGGTACCCAGCATTGCCGGCCTCACCGGGCGATGGTTCTGGTGGCCGTTTCGCTTGCGGGATGCCAGAACCGGCATATCGGTGAGACCCTCGTCGTTGTGA
- a CDS encoding alpha/beta hydrolase, with protein MAGAEPPQNAHITGIEHVNQRWDKVSVFSPSMNKVVVNDVYKAPDAGAPTFYLLPGIDGGDNLDPGGHWLPGTKSWFGMTDVQGFFADKNVNVVSPLGGQFSWFTNWVADPSKQYQTYMTQELPPLIDAEYNTNGKNAVGGLSSTGGTAVDYAIQMPGLYQAVGSYSGLLNPSDNPQNVSMSLIGGGAGADAMWGPAGGPLWTAHDPSKNVAKLAGVAVFVTASGSGGVGEVDRLPVGFGPNITGGFIERMVADSTRVFADAANAAGIPITYVVRPDGSHTWGLFEAEMKESWDTTIGPALTA; from the coding sequence GTGGCCGGCGCAGAGCCGCCTCAGAACGCTCATATCACAGGAATCGAGCACGTCAACCAACGCTGGGACAAGGTGTCGGTGTTCTCGCCGTCGATGAACAAGGTAGTGGTCAACGACGTGTACAAGGCGCCCGATGCCGGTGCGCCGACCTTCTATCTGCTACCCGGTATCGACGGCGGTGACAACCTGGATCCGGGTGGCCATTGGCTGCCCGGGACCAAGAGCTGGTTCGGAATGACGGATGTGCAGGGCTTCTTTGCCGACAAGAACGTCAACGTCGTCTCGCCTCTGGGAGGTCAGTTCAGCTGGTTCACGAATTGGGTTGCGGATCCCAGTAAGCAGTACCAGACCTACATGACGCAGGAATTGCCGCCGCTGATAGACGCGGAGTACAACACCAATGGCAAGAACGCGGTCGGCGGTCTGTCGAGTACGGGCGGAACTGCGGTGGACTATGCGATTCAGATGCCCGGGCTCTACCAAGCCGTCGGCTCTTACAGTGGTCTGCTCAACCCCTCTGATAATCCGCAGAACGTCTCGATGTCGCTGATCGGCGGAGGCGCCGGTGCCGACGCCATGTGGGGTCCCGCCGGTGGTCCGCTGTGGACCGCCCATGACCCGTCCAAGAACGTCGCGAAGCTAGCTGGTGTGGCAGTGTTCGTCACAGCCTCGGGATCGGGCGGAGTGGGTGAAGTTGACCGGCTACCAGTCGGTTTCGGTCCGAACATCACCGGCGGCTTCATCGAACGCATGGTTGCGGACAGCACCAGGGTGTTCGCTGACGCGGCCAACGCGGCAGGCATTCCGATCACCTACGTGGTCCGCCCTGACGGTTCACACACCTGGGGTCTGTTCGAAGCCGAGATGAAGGAGTCGTGGGACACCACCATCGGCCCGGCGCTCACGGCGTAG